Proteins encoded together in one uncultured Desulfosarcina sp. window:
- a CDS encoding class II aldolase/adducin family protein, translating to MDPYLQPRKEVIECCQWLCRHGYFGTLLSAGGNVSVRIPNEPVLVITPSGKPYMDLVPEEICVLDFDLNPIAGDLAPSIETAMHVGIYRTREDVGAVVHTHQAHASIFALINQPIPALFDEVALSIGETVDVVPYALSGTPELVENVTRTVANGCNCFVMQNHGALNLGKNLEKAWKNAELLEKTAQVYYQALTTGKPVTTLPEETLELVRQLRK from the coding sequence ATGGACCCCTATCTTCAACCCCGTAAAGAGGTCATCGAATGTTGTCAATGGCTTTGCCGGCACGGGTACTTCGGCACCCTGCTCAGTGCCGGGGGCAATGTCTCCGTTCGCATCCCGAACGAACCGGTGCTGGTGATCACGCCATCGGGAAAACCATACATGGACCTGGTTCCCGAGGAGATCTGCGTGCTGGATTTCGACCTGAATCCCATTGCCGGCGATCTGGCACCCTCCATCGAGACGGCCATGCACGTGGGAATTTACCGAACCCGTGAAGACGTTGGCGCCGTGGTTCACACCCACCAGGCCCATGCCAGCATCTTCGCCTTGATCAACCAACCCATTCCGGCCCTGTTCGACGAGGTGGCCCTGTCCATCGGAGAGACGGTGGATGTGGTGCCCTACGCCCTTTCCGGAACGCCAGAACTGGTGGAAAATGTCACCCGAACCGTGGCCAACGGCTGCAACTGCTTCGTCATGCAGAACCACGGTGCGCTCAACCTGGGCAAGAACCTGGAAAAGGCCTGGAAGAACGCCGAACTTCTCGAAAAAACCGCCCAGGTGTACTACCAGGCCCTGACCACCGGCAAACCGGTGACCACGCTGCCCGAAGAGACGCTGGAACTGGTCAGGCAACTGAGAAAATGA
- a CDS encoding TetR/AcrR family transcriptional regulator — MKATQKKILAAAIAVFSRKGFHQATMDDIAGAAGVAKGTLYYNYDSKSALFSVAITDGIDEMIATVRDAMTSDLPFHQHLRKLVELNIGLYLKHSDLTRIVFNELTSGMDAGVLAEIEQTRQRYVAFMADQLRIGRDQGYLRPMDLDLAAVGLVGLVENLCAHHLKNPRRAPKEKIVETLYTLLSRGLCE, encoded by the coding sequence ATGAAAGCCACGCAAAAAAAAATTCTCGCCGCGGCCATCGCGGTCTTTTCCCGGAAAGGGTTTCACCAGGCCACCATGGATGACATCGCCGGTGCGGCCGGTGTGGCCAAGGGAACCCTTTACTATAATTACGATTCCAAGTCGGCCCTGTTTTCCGTAGCCATCACCGACGGCATCGACGAAATGATCGCCACGGTCCGTGACGCCATGACCTCGGACCTTCCGTTTCATCAGCATTTGCGAAAGCTGGTGGAACTCAACATCGGCTTATACCTCAAGCACAGCGACCTGACCCGCATTGTTTTCAACGAACTCACCAGCGGTATGGATGCCGGGGTACTGGCCGAAATCGAACAGACCCGCCAGCGCTATGTGGCCTTCATGGCAGACCAGCTCCGCATCGGTCGCGACCAGGGCTACCTGCGGCCGATGGATCTGGATCTGGCGGCCGTGGGACTCGTCGGTCTGGTGGAAAACCTGTGTGCCCATCATTTGAAAAACCCTCGCCGGGCTCCGAAAGAAAAGATCGTCGAGACACTGTACACCCTGCTTAGCCGGGGCCTGTGCGAGTAA